Proteins encoded in a region of the Ruegeria sp. AD91A genome:
- the secB gene encoding protein-export chaperone SecB, which translates to MAEENAAENTAAKAAPQVQMRVLGQFIRDMSFENVMAQKGVSGDVQPEIAVQVNLDAKKRPADHQFEVSVKLNLTSKAKGLEDVLFLCELDYCGLFHVEGVPEDQLHPFLMIECPRMLFPFLRRIVSDITRDGGFPPVNLDNIDFVALYRNEVMRRQAEQSQKTDA; encoded by the coding sequence ATGGCCGAAGAAAACGCTGCAGAAAACACTGCGGCCAAAGCCGCCCCGCAAGTTCAGATGCGTGTTCTGGGGCAGTTCATCCGCGACATGTCCTTTGAGAACGTGATGGCCCAGAAGGGTGTTTCCGGTGACGTACAGCCCGAAATCGCGGTTCAGGTGAATCTGGACGCAAAGAAACGCCCGGCAGACCACCAGTTCGAAGTGTCCGTCAAGCTGAACCTGACATCCAAAGCCAAAGGCCTGGAAGACGTTCTGTTCCTGTGTGAGCTGGACTATTGCGGCCTGTTCCACGTGGAAGGTGTGCCGGAAGACCAGTTGCACCCGTTCCTGATGATCGAATGCCCGCGGATGCTGTTCCCGTTCCTACGCCGCATTGTCAGCGACATCACCCGTGACGGCGGTTTCCCACCGGTAAATCTGGACAATATCGATTTCGTCGCCCTGTATCGCAACGAAGTGATGCGTCGTCAGGCCGAACAGTCCCAGAAGACAGACGCCTGA
- the rho gene encoding transcription termination factor Rho codes for MTTESLNLADLKAKSPKDLLAMAEELEIENASTMRKGEMMFQILRERADEGWTVGGDGVLEVLQDGFGFLRSPEANYLPGPDDIYVSPEMIRLHSLRTGDTVEGDIKAPDENERYFALTKVTKINFEEPEKAKHKIAFDNLTPLYPDERLKMEIEDPTIKDKSARVIDLVSPIGKGQRSLIVAPPRTGKTVILQNIAHSIEQNHPECYLIVLLIDERPEEVTDMQRSVKGEVVSSTFDEPATRHVAVSEMVIEKAKRLVEHKRDVVILLDSITRLGRAFNTVVPSSGKVLTGGVDANALQRPKRFFGAARNIEEGGSLTIIATALIDTGSRMDEVIFEEFKGTGNSEIVLDRKIADKRVFPAIDILKSGTRKEELLVDKGDLAKTFVLRRILNPMGTTDAIEFLLSKLKQTKTNSEFFDSMNT; via the coding sequence ATGACAACTGAATCTCTGAATCTGGCCGATCTCAAGGCCAAAAGCCCAAAAGATCTTCTGGCGATGGCCGAAGAACTGGAAATCGAAAACGCCTCGACCATGCGAAAAGGCGAGATGATGTTCCAGATCCTGCGCGAACGCGCGGATGAGGGCTGGACCGTTGGTGGCGATGGCGTGCTTGAGGTTCTTCAGGACGGCTTCGGTTTCCTGCGCTCGCCCGAGGCGAACTATCTGCCGGGTCCGGATGACATCTATGTTTCGCCTGAAATGATCCGCCTGCACTCGCTGCGGACCGGAGATACGGTTGAAGGTGATATCAAGGCACCTGATGAGAACGAACGTTACTTTGCGCTGACCAAAGTTACCAAGATCAATTTTGAAGAACCGGAAAAAGCCAAGCACAAGATTGCTTTTGACAACCTGACGCCGCTGTATCCGGACGAGCGTTTGAAGATGGAGATCGAGGATCCCACCATCAAGGATAAATCGGCCCGTGTTATTGATCTGGTCTCGCCGATCGGTAAAGGCCAGCGTTCTCTGATCGTGGCACCGCCGAGGACCGGTAAAACGGTGATCCTGCAGAACATCGCGCATTCGATCGAACAGAACCACCCAGAGTGCTATCTGATCGTCCTGCTGATCGACGAACGCCCGGAAGAGGTGACGGACATGCAGCGTTCGGTGAAGGGTGAGGTTGTGTCTTCGACCTTTGATGAACCCGCGACCCGCCACGTGGCCGTGTCGGAAATGGTCATCGAAAAAGCCAAGCGTTTGGTTGAGCATAAACGAGATGTTGTCATTCTTCTCGATTCGATCACAAGACTTGGTAGGGCGTTTAACACCGTGGTGCCATCCTCGGGTAAAGTTCTGACCGGTGGTGTGGATGCGAATGCTCTGCAACGGCCCAAGCGGTTCTTTGGTGCTGCGCGGAATATCGAAGAAGGTGGCTCACTGACCATCATCGCCACCGCGCTGATCGACACCGGCAGTCGGATGGACGAGGTCATCTTCGAAGAATTCAAAGGTACAGGTAACTCGGAAATCGTTCTTGATCGCAAGATTGCGGACAAACGCGTGTTCCCGGCGATCGACATCCTCAAATCCGGCACGCGGAAAGAGGAACTGCTGGTCGACAAAGGCGATCTGGCCAAGACCTTCGTTCTGCGCCGTATCCTCAACCCGATGGGCACGACTGACGCGATCGAGTTCCTGTTGTCCAAGTTGAAGCAGACCAAGACCAACAGTGAGTTCTTCGATTCGATGAACACCTGA
- a CDS encoding nucleoside triphosphate pyrophosphatase produces MSVPILLASGSAIRAQLLENAGVPFVVQTARVDEETAKRALLAENATPRDIADTLAEMKARKVSDKNPGAMVLGCDQVLDFDGQLLSKPESPEQALDQLKAMRGKRHMLLSAAVIYQNGEPIWRHVGQVRLRMRASSDAYLLDYVARNWDSIRHAVGAYKLEEEGVRLFATIDGDYFNVLGMPLLELLNFLAVKGVIDQ; encoded by the coding sequence ATGTCTGTCCCCATTCTTCTTGCTTCCGGGTCCGCTATTCGCGCGCAGCTGCTTGAAAATGCAGGTGTACCGTTCGTGGTACAAACCGCGCGCGTGGATGAAGAGACGGCCAAACGCGCCTTGCTGGCTGAAAACGCAACACCACGGGATATTGCCGACACGCTCGCTGAAATGAAAGCGCGGAAGGTCAGTGACAAAAATCCCGGAGCTATGGTTCTGGGGTGCGATCAGGTTCTGGATTTTGACGGCCAGTTGCTGTCGAAACCGGAATCCCCCGAACAGGCGCTGGACCAGCTGAAAGCCATGCGAGGCAAGCGGCACATGCTTTTGTCCGCAGCCGTGATCTATCAGAATGGTGAGCCGATCTGGCGGCATGTGGGACAGGTGCGGTTGCGGATGCGGGCCAGTTCCGACGCCTATCTGTTAGACTATGTTGCGCGAAACTGGGACAGTATCCGACATGCTGTCGGAGCCTATAAGCTGGAAGAAGAAGGTGTCCGCCTGTTCGCCACCATTGACGGCGACTATTTTAACGTTTTGGGTATGCCCCTGTTGGAGCTGCTCAACTTTCTGGCTGTCAAAGGGGTAATTGATCAATGA
- a CDS encoding FxsA family protein, with translation MYLFLAFLLVPIIEIALFIQVGGLIGLWPTLAIVVLTAVLGTVLVRTQGRMALGNLQRSFAELDDPTEPLAHGAMILLSGALLLTPGFFTDAIGFALLVPGVRVAVFRYLRSKVTVSQFQMGQGPGFQSRGNPFDQGDIIDGDFTEVRPKNDSSKPSKWVEGPHRH, from the coding sequence ATGTATCTGTTCTTGGCATTTTTGTTGGTGCCCATCATCGAGATCGCGCTGTTTATTCAGGTCGGCGGGTTGATCGGCTTGTGGCCAACCCTTGCCATCGTAGTACTGACAGCGGTTTTGGGCACGGTTTTGGTGCGGACACAAGGTCGCATGGCGTTGGGAAACCTGCAACGGTCGTTTGCCGAACTTGACGACCCGACCGAACCGCTGGCGCATGGTGCAATGATCCTCTTGTCGGGCGCTTTGTTGCTTACGCCGGGATTCTTCACTGATGCCATTGGATTTGCGTTGCTTGTTCCGGGCGTGCGGGTCGCGGTTTTCAGGTACCTGAGATCGAAAGTCACCGTTTCCCAGTTTCAGATGGGTCAAGGCCCCGGTTTTCAGTCACGGGGAAATCCGTTCGATCAGGGTGACATCATAGACGGCGACTTCACCGAAGTTCGCCCGAAAAATGATTCGTCAAAACCGTCTAAATGGGTCGAGGGGCCCCACCGGCATTGA
- a CDS encoding Tim44/TimA family putative adaptor protein, with product MNEPMIQLLVLAGIAVFLILRLKSVLGTREGFEKPPVQQQPEAHKSRRDFEVIEGGPDHDITDHVPEDSEQAQTLAAMKRVEPSFSVSEFVQGARGAYEMILMGYEKGNLDEIQPFLSEEVFESFVAGVSAREDQGLTIEAEFIGVRETALTDVKFDKDTNQAEITMKFVGELTSVVRDRGGDIVEGSPNTVKRQKDSWTFARVMGKDDPNWLLVATDA from the coding sequence ATGAACGAACCCATGATCCAGTTGCTGGTCCTGGCCGGAATTGCCGTTTTCCTGATCCTGCGCCTCAAGAGCGTATTGGGCACGCGTGAAGGTTTTGAAAAACCGCCCGTGCAGCAGCAACCCGAAGCGCATAAATCGCGCCGCGATTTCGAAGTGATCGAAGGCGGCCCGGATCATGACATCACCGACCATGTCCCGGAAGACAGCGAGCAGGCGCAAACACTGGCAGCGATGAAACGCGTTGAACCCAGTTTTTCCGTCAGCGAGTTTGTTCAGGGTGCGCGCGGTGCCTATGAAATGATCCTGATGGGGTATGAAAAGGGAAATCTGGACGAGATCCAACCATTCCTGTCAGAGGAAGTTTTTGAGTCCTTCGTTGCGGGTGTCTCTGCACGAGAAGATCAGGGCCTGACGATCGAGGCTGAGTTTATCGGTGTCCGAGAAACAGCCCTGACGGATGTCAAATTCGACAAGGATACCAATCAGGCCGAGATCACCATGAAATTCGTGGGTGAGCTGACTTCGGTCGTGCGGGATCGCGGTGGCGATATCGTAGAAGGCAGCCCCAATACCGTGAAACGCCAAAAGGACAGTTGGACCTTTGCCCGAGTGATGGGCAAGGACGATCCAAACTGGCTGCTTGTTGCCACGGACGCATGA
- the dnaQ gene encoding DNA polymerase III subunit epsilon: MREIVLDTETTGFDPESGDRIVEIGAVELWNHVATGETYHVYINPERSMPEEAFGVHGIGPDLLENPRPPEKGEVTLKDKPVFAKIGHDFREFVGDAQLVIHNASFDMKFLNAELKWMGAPLILMEQALDTLAIARKRFPGSPASLDALCRRFNIDNSNRVLHGALLDSEILAEVYLELIGGRQPDFGLSTSASSAAGGSDDWRPTPRAIPLPSRITEDERAAHEAFVEKLGDSALWTRA; the protein is encoded by the coding sequence ATGCGTGAAATTGTACTCGATACAGAAACCACTGGATTCGATCCCGAAAGCGGTGATCGGATCGTGGAAATCGGCGCGGTTGAACTGTGGAACCACGTCGCAACGGGTGAGACGTATCACGTTTACATCAACCCTGAACGCTCGATGCCGGAAGAGGCATTTGGTGTGCATGGCATCGGCCCGGACCTGTTGGAAAACCCGCGTCCGCCGGAAAAGGGTGAAGTGACGCTGAAAGACAAACCGGTTTTTGCCAAGATTGGTCACGATTTTCGCGAATTCGTTGGCGATGCTCAGTTGGTGATCCACAATGCATCTTTCGACATGAAGTTCCTGAATGCCGAGCTGAAATGGATGGGTGCCCCGCTCATCCTGATGGAACAGGCGCTGGATACGCTGGCGATAGCGCGCAAACGATTTCCCGGCTCTCCGGCCTCACTGGACGCGCTTTGCCGCCGCTTCAATATCGACAACTCGAACCGTGTTCTGCACGGCGCGTTGCTCGACTCTGAAATCCTGGCAGAGGTTTATCTTGAACTGATCGGAGGACGACAGCCCGATTTTGGCCTGTCGACATCTGCATCCTCTGCGGCAGGCGGCAGCGATGATTGGCGACCGACACCACGTGCCATACCGCTGCCATCCCGAATTACCGAGGATGAGCGCGCAGCACATGAAGCTTTCGTGGAAAAACTGGGCGACAGCGCCCTGTGGACCCGCGCCTGA
- a CDS encoding CopD family protein — MTDLLFTLYPWVKSLHIMAVISWMAGLFYLPRLFVYHVEKAQAVDGAQEIFFEMEEKLLRVIMSPAMIVAWVCGLFMVFTPGIVGWDWSWPWVKGAAVIGMTWFHHWLMARRKDFLEGRNKLTGRQFRMMNEVPTVLMVAIVLAVVLKF, encoded by the coding sequence ATGACCGATCTTCTTTTCACGCTGTATCCGTGGGTGAAGTCACTCCATATCATGGCCGTGATCTCGTGGATGGCAGGCCTGTTCTATCTGCCCAGATTGTTTGTCTATCACGTTGAGAAAGCTCAGGCCGTCGATGGCGCACAGGAAATTTTCTTTGAAATGGAAGAAAAGCTGCTGCGTGTGATCATGAGCCCGGCGATGATCGTTGCGTGGGTCTGTGGCTTGTTCATGGTGTTTACGCCGGGCATCGTGGGATGGGATTGGTCCTGGCCCTGGGTCAAGGGCGCTGCCGTGATCGGCATGACATGGTTTCATCACTGGTTGATGGCGCGACGCAAGGATTTCCTGGAAGGGCGAAACAAGCTCACTGGGCGGCAGTTTCGCATGATGAACGAGGTCCCGACCGTTTTGATGGTTGCCATCGTTCTGGCGGTCGTTCTGAAGTTCTGA
- the coaE gene encoding dephospho-CoA kinase (Dephospho-CoA kinase (CoaE) performs the final step in coenzyme A biosynthesis.) gives MSFALGLTGSIGMGKSTTAQMFVEEGCALWDADAAVHRLYSKGGAAVGPMERTFSSSILEGAVNRDALKRIIAADPAALKTIEAIVHPLVAADRAAFREAATNDILVFDIPLLFETGGDAAMDAVACVSIPASEQKRRVMERGTMTETQFEQIREKQMPNDEKCARSDYVIVTDTLDHARAQVQDVVRQIRAGMANA, from the coding sequence ATGAGTTTCGCGCTTGGCCTGACCGGTTCCATCGGCATGGGCAAAAGCACAACGGCGCAGATGTTCGTCGAAGAAGGCTGTGCCTTGTGGGATGCGGATGCGGCGGTGCATCGCCTGTACTCCAAGGGTGGCGCGGCCGTTGGCCCCATGGAACGAACGTTTTCGTCGTCCATTCTGGAAGGTGCGGTCAACCGGGATGCGTTGAAACGGATTATTGCCGCTGATCCTGCTGCGCTGAAAACCATCGAAGCTATCGTCCACCCTCTGGTCGCTGCTGACCGCGCAGCATTTCGTGAAGCCGCGACAAACGACATTTTGGTGTTCGATATTCCGCTTCTGTTTGAAACGGGCGGTGACGCGGCAATGGACGCGGTGGCGTGTGTTTCGATCCCGGCCAGCGAGCAAAAGCGGCGCGTCATGGAACGGGGTACAATGACTGAGACGCAGTTCGAGCAAATCCGTGAGAAACAGATGCCGAATGACGAGAAATGCGCGCGGTCGGATTACGTGATCGTGACTGACACTCTGGACCACGCTCGCGCGCAGGTGCAGGATGTGGTCAGGCAGATACGGGCGGGGATGGCAAATGCGTGA
- a CDS encoding shikimate dehydrogenase gives MTDYRVPLAGVIGHPIGHSRSPKLHGHWLKTYGLAGHYIPMDVAPVDLEAVLRTLPKAGFVGANVTVPHKEAALKIADHASDRATVIGAANTLVFREDGSIHADNTDGYGFMENLRNGAPDWNAKDGPAVVFGAGGAARAVLQALSDAGVPEILLTNRTRARADHLKEEFGQRIRVVDWVQAGNVIENAELVVNTTSLGMQGQPELRVPLDGLQPGAVVTDLVYVPLKTRLLQTAEQAGCTAVDGLGMLLHQAVPGFERWFGVRPEVDADARAAAMA, from the coding sequence ATGACGGACTATCGGGTTCCATTGGCCGGAGTTATTGGACATCCCATTGGTCACTCACGTTCCCCCAAACTGCATGGTCATTGGCTGAAAACATATGGTCTTGCCGGTCATTACATTCCGATGGATGTGGCACCCGTCGATCTGGAAGCTGTGCTACGCACCCTGCCCAAGGCGGGTTTCGTCGGCGCCAATGTCACTGTCCCCCACAAAGAAGCCGCCTTGAAGATCGCCGATCATGCGTCTGACCGCGCAACGGTGATAGGTGCTGCGAACACTCTGGTGTTTCGTGAAGATGGCTCAATCCATGCAGACAACACAGACGGGTACGGGTTCATGGAGAATCTTCGCAATGGTGCACCGGACTGGAATGCAAAGGACGGGCCGGCTGTTGTGTTCGGGGCCGGCGGGGCCGCTCGCGCCGTTCTGCAAGCGCTGTCTGACGCTGGTGTGCCGGAAATCCTGCTGACCAACCGAACCCGCGCCCGTGCGGATCATTTGAAAGAGGAATTCGGTCAACGCATCCGCGTGGTGGATTGGGTTCAGGCCGGAAATGTCATCGAAAACGCAGAGCTCGTGGTAAACACGACCTCGTTGGGAATGCAGGGCCAACCGGAATTGCGGGTTCCGCTCGATGGGTTGCAGCCCGGTGCCGTGGTGACAGATCTGGTTTATGTGCCTTTGAAAACCCGCCTGTTGCAAACCGCAGAACAGGCAGGGTGCACCGCAGTCGATGGGCTGGGCATGTTGTTGCACCAGGCAGTACCCGGTTTCGAACGCTGGTTCGGCGTGCGCCCTGAAGTTGATGCTGATGCGCGTGCGGCGGCGATGGCATGA
- a CDS encoding murein transglycosylase A has protein sequence MIATLRSLLLVGAMTTASAAGAEATRSILSFDDLRGWAEDDHGAALSVFLNTCGDLKDPDWRALCGVARTYDAEAARAFFELFFRPVLVEDGAEALFTGYFEPELDGARTRTDRFRYPIYKMPPEARAEGSWLSRREILTSDVMQGRGLEIAWVDDPVELFFLQIQGSGRVRLPDGGALRVGYGGANGHPYRSIGVELVRRGILGAHEVSAQMIRAWVRKYPEAGTELLLHNPSYVFFREVSRVAPELGPLGAMNRSVTTMRSIAADPAYTPLGAPVWVEKDGNEPIRRLMIAQDTGSAIKGAQRADIFFGTGDEAGQAAGKLKDPGRMVVLLPIQRAYALLPDEF, from the coding sequence ATGATTGCCACGCTCCGGTCGCTCTTACTGGTCGGTGCAATGACCACTGCCAGCGCTGCCGGGGCCGAGGCAACGCGATCCATTCTGTCGTTCGATGATCTGCGTGGTTGGGCCGAGGATGACCACGGTGCAGCCCTTTCGGTTTTTCTGAACACCTGCGGGGATCTGAAAGATCCCGATTGGCGGGCCCTGTGCGGTGTGGCAAGAACCTATGATGCGGAAGCGGCAAGGGCGTTTTTTGAACTCTTCTTTCGCCCTGTTCTGGTTGAAGATGGCGCGGAAGCCTTGTTCACAGGGTATTTCGAACCCGAGCTTGATGGTGCGCGTACCCGGACGGATCGTTTCAGGTACCCCATCTACAAGATGCCGCCCGAGGCTCGCGCTGAGGGGTCCTGGCTGAGCCGGCGAGAAATTCTGACCAGTGATGTGATGCAAGGCCGCGGGCTTGAGATTGCCTGGGTCGATGACCCCGTGGAGTTGTTTTTTCTGCAAATCCAGGGTTCGGGCCGCGTTCGATTGCCGGATGGCGGCGCCTTGCGCGTCGGATATGGCGGCGCGAATGGTCACCCCTATAGGTCAATTGGTGTGGAACTGGTGCGGCGCGGCATTCTCGGCGCGCATGAGGTCAGCGCGCAGATGATCCGCGCCTGGGTGCGCAAGTATCCCGAGGCCGGTACGGAATTGCTGCTCCACAATCCATCATACGTGTTTTTCCGCGAAGTTTCACGCGTCGCGCCCGAGCTTGGGCCGCTGGGTGCCATGAACCGATCCGTAACGACCATGCGCAGCATTGCTGCCGACCCGGCCTATACGCCGCTGGGCGCGCCGGTTTGGGTGGAAAAGGACGGCAACGAACCGATTCGCCGCCTGATGATTGCGCAGGATACTGGTTCTGCCATCAAGGGCGCACAACGGGCCGATATCTTTTTCGGAACAGGGGACGAGGCCGGGCAGGCTGCGGGCAAGCTGAAAGATCCGGGCCGGATGGTGGTGTTGCTGCCCATCCAGCGTGCCTATGCCCTGCTACCGGATGAATTCTGA
- the mnmE gene encoding tRNA uridine-5-carboxymethylaminomethyl(34) synthesis GTPase MnmE yields MDTIFALASAQGKAGVAVIRLSGPDSHSAAARLTGGALPRRGMVLRTLMDHGGARLDDGLVLTFQAPASFTGEEVAELQIHGSTASVNAVLRCLSDTEGLRIAEPGEFTRRALENGKMDLTQVEGLADLIDAETEAQRKQAQTILAGELGTLAERWRRDLIRAASLLEAVIDFADEEVPTDVTPEVRALIQGVLSDLHREADGVKIAERIRTGFEVAIVGLPNAGKSTLLNALAGREAAITSEYAGTTRDVIEVRMDLAGLPVTLLDTAGLRQTEDHVENLGIELARSRAEAADLRVFLSETPEILGVEMQDGDIHVLPKADLRGIDGQGVSGKTGQGIDALVNQISCVLSKRTTSHGIATRERHRVAIKSALDSLISAISVLESGPDMYDIAAEELRTAIRALESLVGRIDVETLLDEIFSSFCLGK; encoded by the coding sequence ATGGATACGATATTCGCCTTGGCCAGCGCGCAGGGCAAAGCTGGGGTGGCGGTCATCCGCCTCTCAGGTCCAGATTCGCATTCAGCAGCGGCGCGCCTGACTGGTGGTGCGTTGCCAAGGCGTGGCATGGTCCTGCGCACTCTGATGGATCATGGCGGAGCACGTTTGGACGACGGATTGGTCTTGACGTTCCAGGCCCCGGCTAGCTTTACCGGTGAGGAAGTGGCTGAGCTTCAGATTCATGGAAGCACAGCCTCTGTCAACGCAGTGCTGCGCTGCCTGTCTGATACGGAAGGGTTGCGCATCGCTGAACCGGGTGAGTTTACACGCCGGGCACTGGAAAATGGCAAGATGGACCTGACTCAGGTTGAAGGTCTGGCCGATCTAATCGATGCAGAAACGGAAGCACAACGTAAGCAAGCTCAGACCATTTTGGCGGGCGAGCTGGGCACCTTGGCAGAACGGTGGCGCAGGGATTTGATACGGGCTGCGTCCCTGTTGGAAGCTGTCATCGATTTTGCTGATGAAGAAGTTCCTACTGATGTGACGCCGGAAGTGCGCGCCCTGATCCAAGGTGTCTTGTCAGATCTTCACCGTGAGGCAGACGGCGTCAAAATTGCCGAGCGAATACGTACAGGGTTCGAGGTTGCGATCGTCGGCCTTCCAAATGCGGGAAAATCCACTCTTTTAAATGCATTGGCAGGCCGTGAGGCGGCTATTACTTCGGAATACGCCGGAACCACGCGCGATGTGATCGAAGTTCGAATGGATCTGGCTGGTTTACCAGTGACCTTGCTGGATACGGCGGGGCTGCGACAGACTGAAGATCATGTCGAAAACCTGGGCATCGAGCTTGCGCGTAGCAGAGCGGAGGCCGCTGACCTTCGCGTTTTCTTGTCTGAAACACCGGAAATCTTGGGTGTGGAGATGCAAGATGGTGATATTCATGTTCTGCCCAAAGCGGACCTTCGGGGTATAGACGGGCAGGGTGTATCTGGGAAAACAGGCCAGGGAATAGACGCACTTGTAAACCAGATTTCGTGTGTACTGAGTAAGAGAACTACTAGCCATGGTATTGCAACACGGGAACGCCATCGCGTTGCAATCAAAAGTGCATTGGACTCACTCATATCTGCAATCTCGGTTCTGGAATCAGGTCCGGACATGTATGATATCGCTGCAGAGGAGTTGAGAACTGCAATTCGTGCCCTTGAATCTCTGGTGGGCAGAATAGATGTCGAAACTTTGTTGGATGAAATCTTCTCCAGCTTCTGTTTGGGAAAGTAA